The sequence TGCTTTCATGACTAGCTAGTGGTTCATCACGTTTCATAATAATTCCCCAGCGGTCTTCGGCAGGTAATTGTAAGGTATGGTAATTATCAAGTTTTCGATGCCCCATGATGATACCAAATTCTAAGATGCCACTGTTTAAATCAGCTTGAATCGTTTCGGCATCACCACTTCTGAAGTTGATATGAACTTCGGGATATTTGTGCATGATATCTTTGATAGTTTCCATGACACAATCTAACGCCATACTTTCACCAGCACCGATATCGAGTGTACCACTGACAACGTCTTGTTTTTGAAGGTTATAAGTTGTCTTGTTCACTAAAGCCAAAATTTCTTGTGCTCGTTCGAATAAGTAATATCCATCAGGAGTCAATTGTAGTTGTCTTTTTCCACGAATGAAGAGCTTGGTACCTAGTCTGGTTTCTAGTTCATTGATTTGTCTGGACAAAGCCGGTTGGGAAACGTGTAACATTCGAGCAGCTTTTGACATATTTTGTTCTTGAGCAATTTTAATAAAGTATCTCAAAACTCTAATATCCATTGTCACACCTCTATTATAAGTAAATGTTATAGATAACCATTATCAATGAGTATTTAACATTATAATAAACAGTTCGTATAATAAATTCAATCATTAAGAGAAGTGAGGTGTTTTGTTGGAATCACAAATGAATTTAGATACCAAAGCCTATGAACAGATTGAAAAAATTATTCCGATTAATCAAAAATT comes from Companilactobacillus pabuli and encodes:
- a CDS encoding LysR family transcriptional regulator — translated: MDIRVLRYFIKIAQEQNMSKAARMLHVSQPALSRQINELETRLGTKLFIRGKRQLQLTPDGYYLFERAQEILALVNKTTYNLQKQDVVSGTLDIGAGESMALDCVMETIKDIMHKYPEVHINFRSGDAETIQADLNSGILEFGIIMGHRKLDNYHTLQLPAEDRWGIIMKRDEPLASHESISSSDLIGRSLLVSRQVQGKKTFQDWSNGLIEQFNFVGTYNLIFNAALLVKTGACMALTYDKLIDTTSIDGLVFRPLKPQLTEPNTIIWNKNRNLPTVGKLFLETLRKNITKKEV